A genomic stretch from Lathyrus oleraceus cultivar Zhongwan6 chromosome 2, CAAS_Psat_ZW6_1.0, whole genome shotgun sequence includes:
- the LOC127120977 gene encoding uncharacterized mitochondrial protein AtMg00810-like, translating into MSVVPVPEVIHVPEVIADSPLMPPPSLDPVLQPESDLPITLRKDDIVITGSNQQGILQLKQHLLNQFQTKDLDKLRYFLGIEVAQSKDGLVISHRKYAMDILEEIGLLNAKPADTPMDPSVKLLPYQGEPLSNLGRYRSLVGNLNYLTVTRPNISFVVSMGHLLIDDPPMGIVYLLEETLYPGKIRNKT; encoded by the exons ATGTCTGTTGTCCCTGTCCCTGAGGTCATACATGTCCCTGAGGTCATTGCAGACTCTCCTTTGATGCCTCCGCCATCACTAGATCCAGTCCTACAACCTGAGTCTGATCTTCCGATTACCCTTCGAAAAG atgatattgttATAACTGGTAGTAATCAGCAGGGTATACTCCAGTTAAAACAACATCTCTTGAATCAATTTCAAACAAAAGACCTTGATAAACTCCGCTATttcttgggtattgaggtagcCCAATCTAAAGATGGGTTGGTGATTTCTCATcggaaatatgctatggatattttAGAAGAAATAGGTTTGTTGAATGCTAAACCAGctgatactcctatggatccaAGTGTCAAACTACTACCCTACCAAGGGGAGCCTCTATCTAACTTAGGAAGGTATAGGAGCTTGGTTGGAAATTTGAATTATCTCACAGTCACACGTCCAAACATTTCTTTTGTAGTTAGTATG GGTCACCTATTGATAGACGATCCACCTATGGGTATTGTGTACTTGTTGGAGGAAACCTTATATCCTGGAAAAATAAGAAACAAAACGTAG